The DNA region AAAGTGAAAAACGAAACGGTGAAACTGACTATCCAAAGCCCGGCATTCCCGCATGAAGGAAAAATCCCGTCGAAATACACCTGCGACGGGGAAAATATCTCCCCCGCGCTTCATTGGGGGCCCGTGCCCGCCGGAACAGTGACATTCGCGCTGATCGCCGACGATCCCGACGCTCCCGCGGGGACATGGGTGCACTGGGTGCTCTATAATATCCCGTCGGGCGCCACCAATCTCCCTGAGAAAACCACCCCCAAGACGGAGGCGGAGATGGGCGCTGCCGGCGGAAAGAGCAGTTTCGGCAAGGCCGGCTACGGGGGGCCATGCCCGCCTAACGGTACGCACCGTTACTACTTCAAAATATACGCGCTCGATTCCAAGCTCGCTCTCCCCGCCCTCGCAACCAAACAGGATTTACTCAAGGCGATGGAAGGGCATATTATCGGACAGGGGGAGCTGATGGGGACTTACCAGCGGAAGTAGTTATTTCGCTTCTTTCTTGGTGCTGAAACCGAAGATCATATAAAGGGGGCATACGCCGAACACCGATGTCAGGATAAAAATACCGCCGACTGCGAGCAGTACGATTCCCCATACTCCGGTTACAATTCCGGTGAAATAAAGCACACCGGCAGCGGCGGCGATAACGAGACGGACGATACGGTCGATTAATCCCATATTCTGTTTCATCTGAACCTCCTGAAATATTATATTAGAATATATAGATATATGACGGGAGAGTCAAGCGGTTTTAACGATTTATTATCCGGGCGTGATAAATATTTTCGTTATAGGGAGTATTTGCCGATATATCCGGTAATTAACACGCTGAAGGGGGTTGTGTGAACATATTGATTTATACTCAATCAAAGTTCATACTCGAGCATTTTGTCGATACATTCTTTCCCGCGGGGATTTC from Brevinematales bacterium includes:
- a CDS encoding YbhB/YbcL family Raf kinase inhibitor-like protein → MKKMTLFISALIFALLACNQGNTEGKVKNETVKLTIQSPAFPHEGKIPSKYTCDGENISPALHWGPVPAGTVTFALIADDPDAPAGTWVHWVLYNIPSGATNLPEKTTPKTEAEMGAAGGKSSFGKAGYGGPCPPNGTHRYYFKIYALDSKLALPALATKQDLLKAMEGHIIGQGELMGTYQRK
- a CDS encoding DUF2892 domain-containing protein gives rise to the protein MKQNMGLIDRIVRLVIAAAAGVLYFTGIVTGVWGIVLLAVGGIFILTSVFGVCPLYMIFGFSTKKEAK